The genomic stretch AGAAGTCGACCTGATTCGTATTCAAGGGCGTAGATGATCGGCGCCGTCAACGGATTGGTGACCCACACGCCGACCAGGGCGGCAATGCGGTTTTCACGCAGCAGAAAAGCCAGAAAAACGGCGATAATCATCTGAAACCCGAAAGTCGGGGTCATACCCACCAGGACTCCAAGGGCCAGGCCTTTGGCAATCTCGTCCGGCGACTTGCGTAGGCGGACAAGCAGAAGCAGATTCAACTTAAGTTGCCGGACCAAAGAAAAACGCCGCCACATAAATTAGGCTCAATCTCCAGAAAGCAGGCCGGCCTGATCCAGGGGCCAACTGGCGACAGCGTTGAGATCGAGGGTCCCCCTGCACCCGGACTCCAAGTAGGCATTGCCGGCGACGGCCAGCATGGCGGCGTTGTCGCCGCAGAGACCCGGCGAAGGGAAAAACACCTCGAAACCTTTTTCCACACCCTCTTTTTGAAAGGATTGGCGCAGCCCCCGGTTGCAGGCGACCCCACCGGCGACGACGATGCGCGAGAGTCCGTGTTCTTCTGCCGCCCGCAGGGTCTTGCGGGTGAGAACCTCGACAACGGCGGTCTGGAACCCGGCGGCGATATTTCGCAAAGTCGCTTCATCCACCTGCGATTTCAGGTGGCGAACGTGATTCAGCACAGCCGTCTTGATGCCGCTGAAGCTGAAATCGAGATTTTTCTGGTGCAGGAGGGGGCGCGGGAAAAGGATGGCCTCGGGGTCGCCCTCGGCTGCCAGCCGGTCGATGACCTGACCGCCGGGATACCCCAATCCCAGCAGCTTGGCCACCTTGTCAAAGGCCTCGCCGGCAGCGTCATCGAGGGTCCTGCCTAGCACAGTATAGCGACCGATGCCGTCGACCCTATAAAGGTGGGTATGCCCCCCGGATACAGCCAGCGCGAGAAAAGGAAAATCGATTTCCTGCTCCAGCAGGGGCGAAAGAATGTGCCCCTCAATATGGTGAACCCCCACCATGGGAATGCCGCGGGCAAAAGCCATGGCCTTGGCCACGGAAAGACCGACCAGCAGGGCGCCCACGAGGCCGGGACCGCGGGTAACGGCAATCCCCTCAATCTCCATCAGGGAAACCCGGGCTTTTTCCAAAGCCTCGTCAATAACCACGGAGATGGCCTCGACGTGCTTGCGCGAGGCCAGTTCGGGAACGACCCCGCCATAGCGCGCGTGGATATCGACCTGGGAGGCGATGACATTGGATAAAACCTCGCGGCCATGGCGCACCACGGCGGCGGATGTTTCATCGCAGGAAGATTCAATGGCGAGTACAAGCATTCTTAAAACGTCTTCACAAGGTCTAAGGGTCAGTCCTACAGCAGGTTGGCCGCCAATTCGGCCAACTGGGAGCGTTCCCCCTTGGTCAGGGTGACATGCCCGGCAATTTCCTGGCCCTTGAATTTTTCAACCGTGTAGGTCAGGCCATTGCTGGACGAATCGACATAGGGATTGTCGATCTGGTACGGGTCACCGGTAAGGACGATCTTGGTCCCCTCCCCGGCCCGCGTGATGATGGTTTTTATTTCGTGGGGAGTCAGGTTCTGGGCCTCGTCGACGATCATGTACTGCTTGGGGATGGAACGGCCGCGGATATAGGTCAGGGGTTCGATCTCCATCAGCCCCATGTCGACGAGTTCCTTGTAGCCCCTTTTGCGCTTGCCACGCTCCTCCACCGCCCCCAGCAGCAGTTCGACGTTGTCGAAAATGGGCTGCATCCAGGGCGCCAGCTTTTCTTCGACATCGCCCGGCAGAAAACCGAGATCCTTCCCCATGGGAAAAACAGGACGCGACACCAGCAGCCGGCTGAAGGATCCTTCATCGGCGGACTTGAACAGGCCGGCGGCAATGGCCAGCAGGGTTTTGCCAGTGCCAGCCTTACCGACCAGGGTCACCAACTGGATGTCGTCATCGAGCAACAGGTCCAGAGCGAACTGCTGCTCCCGATTACGAGGCAGAATGCCCCAAACGCCGTCCTTAGGAGGGCGAACCAGGGGATTGAGGCGTTCCATCTTGGCGTTGTAGCGACCAATGGCGGTATGGGAAGGATTGGACGCCTCTGCCAGGGTGATGCCCTGGTTGGGATAATAGGGTCCCGAAAAATCAAGGTAGCCCTGACCGTAGAAGCGGTCGACCTCGTCCTTGTTGACCACAACCTGGGCGGTGCCCGAATAGAGTTCCTCGATGGAGACCTTATCCGACTCGTAATCCTCGGCCCGCAGACCGATGGCATCGGCTTTGATGCGCAGGTTGGTGTCCTTGGTGACAAAGATAACCGGACAGGAACACTGCTTTTTCATGTCCATGGCGACAGCCAGAATTCGGTTGTCACCACGATCCGCCCGCAGTTCGGGCGGCAGGAGTTTCATCGAGCCGTCAGTGTAGAGTTCCACCTTGAGGATGCCACCGCCTTCAAGGGGTACGCCGTCGACCAGGGGAGCCTTTTGCCGAAAGGAGTCGAGAATACGGGAAATCTGGCGCGCATTGCGCCCGGTCTCACTGAGATCTTTTTTGAAATTATCGATCTCCTCGATGACCGTGATAGGGACGATGACGTCATTGTCTTCAAATTTAAAAATAGCCTGAGGATCATGGAGAAGCACGTTGGTGTCGAGGATGAAGGTCTTTTTCATACGATCCTTTCTTTGATCTGGGCAGCCAGGCCGAATCAGGCCTCGGGGCGTGACAGAATGGCATCCACCGCCGTGAGAAAACAATCGATATCGTCAACTGTGTTGAAAAAACCGGGGCTCACGCGCACGGTCCCCCGCGGGAAGGTGCCGATGGTTCGATGCGCGGCAGGCGCGCAGTGCAGGCCGACCCGGCAGCAGATCTGGTGCTCGTGATCGAGCAGAAAACCGACTTCGGCCGGATCCCGCCCGATCAGATTAAAGGAAACGGCACCGCCATGATAGCGGAAATCCCGTGGCCCGTACAGTTCGACGCCTTTTACTTGCCGGAGGCCATCCATCAGGCGTTGCAGCAAGGTTCTTTCGTGAGTGCGAATGGCTTCGATTCCCGTTTCGGCGATAAATTCGACGCCCGCCTTGAGTCCGGCCAGTCCCGGGGTGTTGACCGTTCCGCTTTCCAGATGTTCGGGCATCGATTCGGGCTGGCTCAGGGAATGGGAGGCATTGCCGGTCCCTCCGTAAAGAAGGGGCTTGAGGTTCAAACCAGGATGGACGTACAGGAAACCCGTACCCTGGGGACCATACAGGCCTTTGTGTCCGGGGACCGCCAACAGGTCGATGGCGAGGGCAGAGACATTGAGGGCAAACAGGCCGGCGCTCTGGGCGGCATCGACCATAAAGAGGATACCTTCCTTGCGGCACCAGGGGCCAATCTCTTCAATGGGCTGCAGGGTTCCCGTGACGTTGGAACAATGATTGAGAATGACCAGTCGCGTTTTTTCCCGACAGGCCTTCTTGACGTCCTCGGGATCGATGAATCCCTGCGAATCGGCCGGAACCTGGACGACTTGGACGCCCATTTCCTGCAGGGCAAAAAGAGGCCGCGCCACGGCGTTGTGTTCCATGCCAGAGGTAACAACCCGGTCCCCGGCCTTGAGCAGGCCGAAAAGCGCCAGGTTGATGGCTTCGGTTGCGTTGGCCGTAAAAGCGATACGGGAAGAGTCTTCAATGGCAAAAAGGTCGGCCAGGGCGACGCGCGTTTCATAGACCAGGCGACTGGCCTCTACGGCCAATTGATACCCTCCCCGGCCCGGGCTGGCCCCGATGGTGCGCATGGTCTGTTCAACGGCACGATAAACCGACTCGGGCTTGGGAAAGGAAGTCGCTGCGTTGTCCAGATACAAAGCCATATACACTCGATATAATGTGGGTGACGGGGCCCCTAGCCTGCCTGCGCATTATGACAGGCGGCGGCAAAACAGGCAACCAGACATTGCACAGCATCTATTTTCCGACGCCGATGAAGACGGCATAATTACCATTGCTGGCCGAGGTTGGCAACCTCTTTCGACGGGGAAATTCCACGGAAAGAACGACTTAGGCGAAATAACGGAATCAGATCTCGACGGCGTCGTCGGGCAGGATATGGACCTGACCTGGGACATCGCGGTGGAGGAACAGAAGCGCATCCAGATGGCGCAACAACGTGTTGAGATTTTTACCGTCTTTGGGAAAAGAGACCACGGCGGCGCTGGCCGTTACCGGACCGGCGGCGGAAATAGGCAGATCCCGATGGGACTTCTGCGAAATAAGCTGGCACCCGTTCTGGGCAAGTTTTAGAGCCTCTTCCAGCGGAGTCTCTGGCAAAATCGCGATGAACTCCTCTCCGCCATAGCGAAAAAGGGTATCGAATTCCCGAAAAGATTCCCTGAGCAGGCGGGCTACCGTTTTAAGGACGATATCGCCGTTTGAATGACCGAAACTGTCATTGAAGCGCCTGAAGTCATCCAGATCGAAATGGATGAGAGAAAAGGGAAAGCCATAATACTGGGAACGTGAGAGTTCCTGTTGGAAAAGAGATTTGAATTGACTTTGATTATACAGACGCGTCAGGGGGTCGGTGCGGGTAAAAAAGTCGGCCTGGGCTCGGATTTGCGCATTGTCTATACAGAGAGCGGCAAAAGAGGCAATGATGGAAAATATCTGGATCTGAGAGTCGTGAATCTGACGAGGCTCGAAATCGTCCAGATAAAATATGCCGACTACTTTGTTACGGCATTTAAGGGGAGAAGCCACCAGGGAACGAATGCCCTCTTTTTCCAAAGGCCAGGGTGTCACCGAAAAGGCCATCTGTGTATCTTCAATGACGAAAACTTCGCCCCGCTGGAGTATTCTCTGGGTGACATCCCCCTCTTCAACCACCCAACGGTCGCGGGCCACAAATTGAGGGCTCAACCCTCGGTGCGCGTGCAGAACCAGCTGCCGGGTCTCCTCCTCATACAGGGCGATGCTCCCGGCCGGCATGGAGAGGCTTTCCATACCGATGCGCAGCAGTTTGGCCAGCAGTTCGTCAAGGTCCTGTGGCGACAAAGCCACCTGGGACGCCTTGAAAAGTTCCTGTAGTTGCCGGTTACTGGCCGCCGTTGACTTCAGACCTTCCATCCATCCTTTCATTGGTCACCCCCCCCATAAAACACCGTTTTAACATATTAATGAAAAGTGTAAAGATAATTTTCCTGCCGCAATTAACACCTTTTTGGTTATTTTTAAAAATCACCCAAGGACTTCCTTGACAACCACGACATCTTGTGGAATAAATCTGGACGACCACACAATATTGAGTATCCTGGCAATTTACTGGTCCATGGACCAGCCGCTCTTTGTTTTTCTCAGTTATGACAAAAAAGGACGCCTTATGAAGAAACAGCCCGCCAGCAGCCATCTGCCCCTCTCCAAAAATGCCCTCACCGTACTGGAAAGACGCTACCTGAAACGAAACAGCGACGGCAAGGCGCTTGAGTCGCCGTCCGACATGTTTCACCGGGTCGCCGACGCCATCGCTGCGGCCGAAACGCGTCTAAAGTCGAGCGTCAAGGCGGATGAACTGGCCAAGAAATTCTACGATTTGATGACATCCCTCGACTTTCTCCCCAACTCTCCCACGCTGATGAACGCCGGACGAGAACTGGGTCAGCTCTCCGCCTGCTTCGTCCTGCCCGTCGGTGACTCGATGGAGAGCATCTTCGAGGCCATCAAGCAGACGGCCCTGATCCACAAGAGCGGCGGCGGCACCGGCTTTTCCTTTTCCCGCGTTCGCCCGGCCAATGACGTCGTGCTGTCGACCAAAGGAGTTTCTTCCGGTCCCCTCTCTTTCATGAAGGTGTTCGATGCAGCCACCGAGACCATCAAGCAGGGCGGTACCCGCCGCGGCGCCAACATGGGGATCATGCGGGTCGACCATCCCGACATCATGGATTTCATCATGGCCAAGCGGGACCAGAAGGTGCTCACCAATTTCAATATCTCCGTCGGCTTGACCGAAGCCTTCATGGAAGCAGTTGAAAACGGTGGGGAATACGAGATTATCAACCCCCGCAGCAAAGATGTGGTCAAGAAAATGGATGCCCGCAAGGTGTTCGAACACATCGTCGAAATGGCCTGGACCAACGGTGAACCGGGGATCATCTTTCTCGACCGCCTCAACCGGGACAACCCCACTCCCCAGGTCGGAGAGATCGAGGCAACCAACCCCTGTGGCGAACAGCCCCTGCTCCCCTACGAATCCTGCAACCTCGGCTCCATCAACCTCAGTCACATGGTTGACAAGGGCAAGATGGACTGGAAAAAACTCGGCGACGTCGTCAAAACCGCGACCCGCTTCCTCGACAACGTGATCGAGGTCAACACCTACCCCCTCAAGGAAATCGAGGAGATGACCAAGGCCAATCGCAAGATCGGCCTCGGGGTCATGGGCTGGGCCGACATGCTCATCCTGCTCGGCATCCCTTACAACAGTGCGGAAGCTGTGGCGCTGGGGGAAAAGGTCATGCAGTTCATTACGACCGAGTCTCGTCAGGTCTCCCGCCAGCTCGCCGAGGAGCGTGGCGCCTTCGCCAACTTCAAGGGGAGCCTGTACGACCAGAAGGGGGAGCCGCCGCTGCGCAACGCCACCTGTACAACCATCGCCCCGACGGGCACCATCTCGATTATCGCCAATGCCTCCAGCGGCATCGAGCCCCTGTTCGCAGTCTCCTATGTGCGCCAGGTGCTGGACAACGACATCCTGGTGGAGGTGCATCCTCTATTTGAAAAGATCGCCAAGGAGCGTGGGTTCTACACACCGGAACTGATGAAGCTCATTGCCGAGCACGGTACCATCCAGGACTTCAAACAGATCCCCGAGGATGTGCGCCGCGTCTTTGTCACCGCCCACGATATTACCCCTGAAGACCATATCGCCATGCAGGCGGCTTTCCAGAAATACACTGACAACGCCGTCTCCAAAACGGTCAATTTCCCCCACACCGCCAGCCGGGAGGATGTGTCGCAGGTGTATCGCATGGCCTATCACCAGGGCTGCAAAGGGGTCACCATCTACCGTGACGGCTCCCGCGACCAGCAGGTACTCTCGGTGGGCAAAAAGGATGAAAAGGGCGCCGAAGAGACCATTCCCATGGAGAGCCACAAGGGCAGCCGCAAAAAGGAGCGGCCCCGGGCCCTGCGCGGCGCCACCTACCAGATGGAGACCGGCTGCGGACCGCTCTATGTCACCATCAACGAGGACAGCAACGGTCTCTTCGAACTCTTCACCACCATGGGCAAGGCCGGCGGCTGTGCCGCGTCCCAGTGCGAAGCCATTGGGCGTCTCGTCTCTCTCGCCTGGCGCAGCGGCGTCCAGGCCCGCCAGGCCGTCAAGCAACTCATCGGCATCACCTGCCACAAACCGGCCGGCTTCGGTGAAAACCGCATCACCTCCTGCGCCGACGCCGTGGCCAAGGCGATCCAGATGCACACTCTGACCGAAGGGGAAGAGGCAGCTCAGCTGGTCATCAACGGCGGCGCCTGCCCCGAATGCGGTGGCCCGGTGGAACACGAGGGCGGCTGCAGCGTTTGTCACGCCTGTGGTTATTCTGAATGCGCCTAAACGCCTTTTCCTTCATCAGCCAGGCCCGCAGGGGCCTGGCTTTTTTAGTCCGTTGACAGGTCGGTCACATGTCTGATTCAAAAGAGTGGGAAGAGATCTGCCGGCGCTGCGGGCAGTGCTGTTTCGAGAAGTGGGTGGACGAGAACGGGACGATTTTCCCCACCACCATTGCCTGCCGCTACCTGGACGTGATTGAACGCACCTGCAAGGTCTATCACAAGCGGTTCGAAGTGGGAGAAGGTTGTCTCAAGCTCACGCCGTCCCTGGTAGAAACGGTACAGTGGCTGCCGCCGGACTGCGGGTATGTGCTCCAGCGCCAAAAGCAGGAGCCCGATGAGTCAAAAAAACAGATCTAACGAATGCGGCTTTTTTGACTGAATTCAAGCTTTACAGCCCTGAAAGGTTCTAAGGGCCTGTTCTGACAGGTTCGGCGGCAATTGGCACCGGTGTTGCTAGTAGGCAGAATAAGAACAACTTATTCGCCCCGGTGCTTTCCCTCCTTGGCCCGGGGCATTTTTTTGTTTATGCTCACCCTGACCGCTCGCCGCGCCGGCCCGCCACTCATTCCCATATTCGCCACAGATGGTAGCCATCATGAATGAAGCATCCCGCCGCAAAGCCTGGTTCAGCTGGTGCCTGTATGACTGGGCCAACTCCGCCTATGCCACGGTTATCCTGGCCGCCGTGCTGCCGGTCTATTTTGTCTCCCTGGTGCCGGTCGAAGGCGCCCGCCTCAGCCTTTTCGGCTGGACGCACAACATGCCGGCTTCAGCCTTGTGGGGATATGCCGTTTCCCTGTCCATGCTGCTGGTGGCCATCTCGGCCCCTTTTCTCGGCGCTCATGCCGACCGTAGCGCCTCCAGGCGCCACTGGCTCATCTTCTTCTGCCTGATCGGCTCCGTGGCTACCGCCCTCCTCTTTTGGGCCTCCTCCGGGCGCTACCTGTTGGCCGCGGGGTTGTTCGTTATCGCCAACACCGGCTTTGCCGCCGGCAACATTTTCTACAATGCTTTTTTGCCGGCCCTTGCGGAGGGAAACGACGTCGATCGCCTGTCGGCGCGGGGATTTGCTTCAGGGTATATCGGTGGGGGGCTCGTGCTGCTGGTCGTCTTTGTGATGATCCAGTTTCACGGGGTTTTCGGTTTTGCCGATGCGGGGGCGGCCAGCCGGGCTGGGTTTCTACTGACAGGTCTGTGGTGGCTGCTGTTCTCTCTGCCTATGTTTCACTATGTACGCGAAGACGTCTTCGTCCATGAACCGCAGCCGATGCTGCAGGGGTTTCGGGATTACGTCAAAACCTTTGCCGAAATCCGTCGTTACCGGGATTTGCTGCTCTTTCTGGTGGCTTTCCTTTTCTACAATGACGGCATCCAGACCATCATCGTCGTCTCGGCCATTTTCGGCCGAGAAGAACTGGGCTTGAGCCAGGGTACCATTCTGGGGGCCTTTCTCATGATCCAGTTCGTAGCCATGCCCGGTAGCCTGCTCTTTGGCCGGCTGGCCGAACGTTTCGGCCCTAAACGGTCCGTACTGGCAAGCCTCTTTCTTTTTGCCGGCGTCACCATCTATGCCTTCTTCATGGCGGCAGCCTATGAATTCTGGATTCTGGGGTTTGTGGTGGCCCTGATTCTCGGCGGCAGTCAGGCCATCAGCCGCTCTCTTTTCGCCTCCTTGATCCCCACAGGCAAAAGCGCCGAATTTTTCGGATTTTATGCCATCAGCGGCAAATTTGCCTCCATTTTCGGCCCCATGATCTTCGCCCTGATTGCCGACCTCACCGGCTCGACGCGTCATGCCATTCTGGCCCTGATCGTCTTTTTTGTGGTGGGAATCGTCCTGCTGCTACGGGTAGATATCGAAAGAGGCCGCCAGTTGGCCCGTAGTACCCGTTAGGTTCAGGCCAGTTCGCCGACCAGTCCCTCGCCCTCAAGGCCAGTGAGACGAACCCTCAGCGTTTTATCTGGCAAGTCGTCCCCTCCCCTGAAATGCACCTGCAGGTAGTTGGTCGTCAGACCTTTTCGCCAGCCATTCCGCCCGCCTCCTTCGACCACGACTTCCAGGGTCTGGCCGACAAAACGCCGGGCAAAGATTCGGGTTTTCTCTTCTCCAACAGCTCGCAGACGCGCGGCCCTTTCACGGGCCAGGGCAGAAGGCACCTGCGCGGCCATGCTGGCCGCAGGGGTACCGGGACGGCGGCTGTAGGGAAAAACATGCAGATGGCTGACGGGCAGGCTTTCAACCAGGGCGAGGGTGTTGGCGAACTCATCCTCGGTTTCGCCCGGAAAACCGGCGATGACGTCCAGACCGATGGCCGCCTGCGGCAGACGTCGATGAATGCGCTGCACGAGATCCCGGAAAAAAGCGGTCTGGTAATGACGGTTCATCCGCCGCAGGACCTGGTCGTCGCCGGCCTGCAGCGGGATGTGAAAATGGGGACAAATCACGGACGAGCCGGCCACCAGCTCGATCAGTTCATCGGTAATCTCCGTCGGCTCCAGCGAGCCCAGCCGCAGACGGCGCACGGAGGTGCCCGATTCCAACCGGCGGACGAGATCCGTCAGGGTCAAACTGGGGGTCAGGTCCGTGCCGTAGCCGCCGATATGGATGCCGGTAAGGACGATCTCGGGGTAGCCCGCCTCGACGAGACCGGCTACCTGAGCGACGACCTCCTCCGGCTGCACGGAACGGCTGCGCCCACGGGCATAGGGAATGATGCAGTAGGAACAGAAAGCGTCGCAGCCGTTTTGAATCTGCACAAAGGCCCGGCTGCGCTCGGCAAAGACGGTGGTGGACAGCACCGAGGCTTCGGTTATTTCCCGAATCGGGGAGACCTGCACGACCTGGCCGTCCACACTCTTTTCAATCCACTGCAGAAAGTCCTTCTTCTCATCATTGCCCAGCACGAGGGACACGCCGGGAATGGCCCGCAGGGCCTCGGGGTCGACCTGGGCGTAGCACCCTGTCACCACCACGCGGCAACGGGGATTGAGCCGGCGGGCTCGCCGCACAAGGTTGCGGGATTGGGCGTCGGTGGCACTGGTCACTGTACACGTGTTGACGATGACCAGATCGGCGCCCACATCGAAGGGAACCACCTCGTAGCCGGCTCGCCGCAGATGCTCCTCCATGGCAGCCGACTCGAACTGGTTGGTCTTGCAGCCGAGGGTGGTCAATGAGACACGGCCGTTCATAGGATCCAGCCTCCGCCGAGAATCCGGTCGTCGTCAAAAAAGACCGCGGCCTGCCCCGGAGTGACGCCCTGCTGCGGTTCCTCGAAAAGGACCCTGGACTGGCCATCCGGTCCCGGGGTGATGAGAGCCTTGGCCTCCCGGTGACGGTACCGGATGCGGCAGCGGGCCCGCAGGGGTTCTGGCGGCACGGGGATATTCCAGATGGTTCCCTGCAGGGTCAGTTCGCTGACCGCGAGATGAATTCGCTCCCCCACGATAACGCGGGAAGCCGGTGCGTCGATTTTAAGGACGTAGAGCGGTTCGGGCCAGGCGATGCCAAGACCGCGCCGCTGGCCGATAGTATAGCGAAAGGTGCCCTGATGCCGGCCGAGAACCTGGCCGTTAAGATGGACAATCTCCCCTTCCGGGTGGTCGGGGAGCCCGCGCCGTTCGAGAAAGGAGACGTAATCCCCGTCCGGGATGAAGCAGATATCCTGGCTCTCGGCCTTTTGAGCCACGGGCAGCTGGAAACGGGCGGCGTGCTCCCGTACCCTCGCCTTGTCCATTTCCCCCAACGGAAAAAGAACCTGGCCAAGCTGCTGCTGCGTCAAGGTGAAAAGAAAGTAGCTCTGGTCTTTATGCAGGTTTTTGCCCTTTGCCAGCACATAGCGGTCGCCTTCCTGCAGGATGCGGGCATAGTGCCCCGTCGCCAGAAAATCCCCCCCCAACTCCCGGGCCTTTTCCAGCAGCAGGCCGAACTTGAGGGTCTGGTTGCAGAGGATACAGGGATTGGGGGTCTGACCGGCGAAATAGGTCTGGCAGAAAGGCTCGACAATGCGGCGATAGAATTTGTCGCGCAAATCGAGAACGGTCAAGGGGATATCCAGCGCCTCCGCCACCCGCCGCACATCGGCGGCATGATCCGGGGCCCCCTTGCCGTTTCCGGTCTCAGGAGCGGAATTCTCCTCTTCTTTCCACAGCCGCATATTCAGGCCGGCCACGTCATACCCCTGCTCCTGGAGCAGCGCGGCGGTAACGGAGGAATCCACCCCCCCGCTCATGGCGACGATAACTTTTTTCCGATGTTTCATAGGAGAAGCCTCGATGAAAAAGAGGGCCACTCTCACTAGGAATGGCCCTCTCTGAAAGCTGGAAAATGCTTTAGGAAAGGCGTCTAGGCTTTTGATTCCTTGTAGTTTTTAATGGCTTCATGCAGCGCGTCCGCCGCCAGATTGGAGCAGTGCATCTTGGCGGGAGGCAGACCGTCCAAAGCCTGAGCCACGGCTGCGTTGGTCAGCTCCATGGCCTCGTCGATGGTCTTGCCGATAGCCATCTCCGTCACCATGGACGAGGTGGCGATGGCGGCGCCGCAGCCAAAGGTCTTGAACTTGACGTCCTTGATGACATCGTTTTCGACCTTGAGATAGATCTTCATGATATCGCCGCAGGAAGCATTACCCACTTCGCCGACACCATCGGCGTCTTCGATTTCACCTACGTTGCGGGGGTTGCTGAAGTGATCCATAACCTTGTCGGAATACATATCTTTTTCTCCTTTATCGCGTCTTTTTATTGAGTATTATCCGTGCTGATCCCGTATCGAAGGGGTCAGCATTTCTTGACGATCGGGCAGGTTTCACAGGTCATCGGCTGGCCGCCCCGGTTGTACAGGGGGCTCATATCCCGCAGACGTTGCACGATGGGAGGCAGCACCTCCAGAATGTAGTCGACGTCCTCTTCGGTGTTGTCCGGCCCGAGACTGAAGCGGGTGCTGGAATGGGCCAGCACCACATCCACGCACATGGCGCCCATGACGTGGGAGGGCTCCAGGGAGCCGGAGGTGCAGGCCGACCCGGAGGAGGCGGCGATGCCCTTCATATCGAAATTGAGCAGCAGCGACTCCCCTTCGATGTAGGCGAAGCTGACATTCAGGGTATTGGGTAGACGCAGGGTCGGATGACCGTTGAGCTTGACCTCGGGAATCTGTTCGAAAATCCCTTTTTCCAGGCGATCCCGCAGCGCTCGGATTTTCTCGGCGTGACTCCCCTGCTCCGCTGCTGCCAGTTCGCAGGCCACCCCCAGACCGACAATGCCAGGAACATTGTGGGTGCCGGCGCGACGGTTGCGCTCCTGGTGGCCGCCATGAATGAGCGGAGTCAGTTTGGTGCCACGGCGAATGTAGAGGGCGCCGACGCCCTTGGGGGCGCCCAGCTTGTGCCCGGAGATGACGAGCAGATCCACCCCGGCGGCCTGGACATCGACCGGGATTTTACCGACGGCCTGTACGGCGTCGCTGTGAAAACGGACCTTGTGTTTTTTGGCGATGGCGCCGATTTCTTCAATAGGAAAGATATTGCCCGTTTCGTTGTTGGCCCACATGACGGAGATGAGAATCGTCTTGTCGGTGATGGCGGCTTCGAGATCCTGCAGATCGAGCATGCCGTCGCGGTCCACCGGCAGGTAGGTAACCACGAATCCCTGCTTTTCCAGGGCCTGACAGGTGTTGAGCACAGCCGGATGCTCGACGCTGGTGGCAATGATGTGGTTTCCTTTTTCCCGCAGGGCTTCAGCCGTCCCCTTGATGGCATGGTTGTCCCCTTCGCTGCCGCAGGAAACAAAGACAATTT from Desulfuromonas sp. KJ2020 encodes the following:
- a CDS encoding DUF2062 domain-containing protein; this encodes MNLLLLVRLRKSPDEIAKGLALGVLVGMTPTFGFQMIIAVFLAFLLRENRIAALVGVWVTNPLTAPIIYALEYESGRLLLGMEHARLPAEFSFAAFKSLGFEVLLPLSVGSIIYGFLCASLTYALTLRLIPIVKTIRISRWPRPRRPF
- the tsaD gene encoding tRNA (adenosine(37)-N6)-threonylcarbamoyltransferase complex transferase subunit TsaD; this translates as MLVLAIESSCDETSAAVVRHGREVLSNVIASQVDIHARYGGVVPELASRKHVEAISVVIDEALEKARVSLMEIEGIAVTRGPGLVGALLVGLSVAKAMAFARGIPMVGVHHIEGHILSPLLEQEIDFPFLALAVSGGHTHLYRVDGIGRYTVLGRTLDDAAGEAFDKVAKLLGLGYPGGQVIDRLAAEGDPEAILFPRPLLHQKNLDFSFSGIKTAVLNHVRHLKSQVDEATLRNIAAGFQTAVVEVLTRKTLRAAEEHGLSRIVVAGGVACNRGLRQSFQKEGVEKGFEVFFPSPGLCGDNAAMLAVAGNAYLESGCRGTLDLNAVASWPLDQAGLLSGD
- a CDS encoding PhoH family protein, which produces MKKTFILDTNVLLHDPQAIFKFEDNDVIVPITVIEEIDNFKKDLSETGRNARQISRILDSFRQKAPLVDGVPLEGGGILKVELYTDGSMKLLPPELRADRGDNRILAVAMDMKKQCSCPVIFVTKDTNLRIKADAIGLRAEDYESDKVSIEELYSGTAQVVVNKDEVDRFYGQGYLDFSGPYYPNQGITLAEASNPSHTAIGRYNAKMERLNPLVRPPKDGVWGILPRNREQQFALDLLLDDDIQLVTLVGKAGTGKTLLAIAAGLFKSADEGSFSRLLVSRPVFPMGKDLGFLPGDVEEKLAPWMQPIFDNVELLLGAVEERGKRKRGYKELVDMGLMEIEPLTYIRGRSIPKQYMIVDEAQNLTPHEIKTIITRAGEGTKIVLTGDPYQIDNPYVDSSSNGLTYTVEKFKGQEIAGHVTLTKGERSQLAELAANLL
- a CDS encoding aminotransferase class V-fold PLP-dependent enzyme; its protein translation is MALYLDNAATSFPKPESVYRAVEQTMRTIGASPGRGGYQLAVEASRLVYETRVALADLFAIEDSSRIAFTANATEAINLALFGLLKAGDRVVTSGMEHNAVARPLFALQEMGVQVVQVPADSQGFIDPEDVKKACREKTRLVILNHCSNVTGTLQPIEEIGPWCRKEGILFMVDAAQSAGLFALNVSALAIDLLAVPGHKGLYGPQGTGFLYVHPGLNLKPLLYGGTGNASHSLSQPESMPEHLESGTVNTPGLAGLKAGVEFIAETGIEAIRTHERTLLQRLMDGLRQVKGVELYGPRDFRYHGGAVSFNLIGRDPAEVGFLLDHEHQICCRVGLHCAPAAHRTIGTFPRGTVRVSPGFFNTVDDIDCFLTAVDAILSRPEA
- a CDS encoding diguanylate cyclase yields the protein MKGWMEGLKSTAASNRQLQELFKASQVALSPQDLDELLAKLLRIGMESLSMPAGSIALYEEETRQLVLHAHRGLSPQFVARDRWVVEEGDVTQRILQRGEVFVIEDTQMAFSVTPWPLEKEGIRSLVASPLKCRNKVVGIFYLDDFEPRQIHDSQIQIFSIIASFAALCIDNAQIRAQADFFTRTDPLTRLYNQSQFKSLFQQELSRSQYYGFPFSLIHFDLDDFRRFNDSFGHSNGDIVLKTVARLLRESFREFDTLFRYGGEEFIAILPETPLEEALKLAQNGCQLISQKSHRDLPISAAGPVTASAAVVSFPKDGKNLNTLLRHLDALLFLHRDVPGQVHILPDDAVEI